A part of Aegilops tauschii subsp. strangulata cultivar AL8/78 chromosome 2, Aet v6.0, whole genome shotgun sequence genomic DNA contains:
- the LOC109754978 gene encoding ethylene-responsive transcription factor ERF084-like has product MAPKKMPKGKSGFFGVRQKPSGNFGVEFSDAGRHWWIGTYPSAHEAARAYDVAVWRAERPREHLNFLEIESRAEAEMLVPQGIKMKEIPTKKSSVVISASETDEEAMARFAREHPEYVQAELEFY; this is encoded by the coding sequence ATGGCGCCGAAGAAGATGCCGAAGGGCAAGTCGGGCTTCTTCGGCGTGAGGCAGAAGCCCTCCGGTAACTTCGGAGTGGAGTTCTCCGACGCCGGAAGGCATTGGTGGATCGGCACGTACCCCTCCGCCCACGAGGCCGCGCGTGCCTACGACGTGGCGGTGTGGCGTGCCGAGAGGCCTCGGGAGCACCTCAACTTCCTAGAGATCGAGAGTCGGGCGGAAGCGGAGATGCTTGTGCCGCagggcatcaagatgaaggaaATCCCGACGAAGAAGTCGTCGGTTGTCATCAGTGCCAGCGAGACCGACGAGGAGGCGATGGCAAGGTTTGCTCGGGAGCATCCGGAGTACGTCCAGGCCGAGCTGGAGTTCTACTAG
- the LOC109754979 gene encoding DNA (cytosine-5)-methyltransferase 1B has translation MVKSPRSPVTTGTKRCRAKPQKKGEEFTAQGKLVDGPQNATNGVEKGAGSATHKRPRRAAACSDFKEKSVRLSEKTSVVKIKKNRMEEEEIDAINLTKLGPEDSPPCRKLIDFILHDADGNLQPFEMSEIDDFFITALIMPMDDDLEKERERGVRCEGFGRIEDWAISGYDEGTAVVWLSTELADYECVKPASNYKSYYNHFYEKAQVCVEVYRKLMRSVGGNPNMSLEELLASVVRSVNAIQGYTGTMSKEFMIATGEFVYNQLIGLDQTAGNDDEKLVTLPVLLALRDECKSRAEFTKMPLSISNGSLKIKDIECKEVAEDDDEKLARLLHEEEEWKMMKKQRGNRGVPSQKNVYIKISEAEIANDYPLPAYYKPSSQEMDEYIFDSEDGMFSGDVPVRILNNWALYNADSRLISLELIPMKSGAENDIVVFGSGFMTEDDGSCCSTAESAKLSSSSSKADNQDVGVPIYLSPIKEWVIEFGGSMVCITIRTDVAWYKLRQPIKQYAPWCEPVLKTARLAVSIITLLKEQSRASKLSFVDVIKKVAEFDKENPAFISSNIVLVERYIVVHGQIILQQFADFPDETIRRSAFATGLLTKMEQRRHTKLFMKKKAQVTRGENLNPIATMGTSSKRKAMRATTTRLINRIWSDYYAHHFPEDLKEGDGNEAKEVDDEQEENEDEDAEEEVQIEEDKVAKTPPSTRSRKLVSQTSKEMRWKGESAGKTTSGEALYKCAYARELRIDVGGAVTLEDDSGEIVICFVEYMFQKSDGAKMVHGRILQKGSETVLGNAANERDIFLTNDCLEFELKDIKELVSVNLQSMPWGHKYRKENSEAEKIGWAKAEERKKKGLPMEYLCRSLYWPEKGAFFSLPCDKLGLGNGVCGSCEHREPDCDELRILTKTSFIYRKVTYSVHDFLYIRPEFFSQEEDRGTYKAGRNIGLKPYAVCHLLDLCGPAGSKKVDPASTKVSVRRFYRPDDISTAKAYTSDIREVYYSEDIINVPVDMVEGKCEVRKKIDISNSDLPVMIEHVFFCEHFYDRATGALKQLPSNVKLMSVARKATGALKKNKGKQICEDNEVDSGKWMEVPKESRIATLDIFAGCGGLSEGLQQAGVSFTKWAIEYEEPAGEAFRQNHPEAAVFVDNCNVILKAIMDKCGDSDDCVSTSEAAEQAAKLAEENIKNLPVPGEVEFINGGPPCQGFSGMNRFNQSPWSKVQCEMILAFLSFAEYFRPRFFLLENVRNFVSFNKGQTFRLAVASLLEMGYQVRFGILEAGTFGVAQSRKRAFIWAAAPGEILPDWPEPMHVFASPELKITLPDGKYYAAAKSTAGGAPFRAITVRDTIGDLPKVENGASKLILEYGGEPTSWFQKKIRGSTIALNDHISKEMNELNLIRCKHIPKRPGCDWHDLPDEKVKLSSGQMVDLIPWCLPNTAKRHNQWKGLYGRLDWEGNFPTSVTDPQPMGKVGMCFHPDQDRIITVRECARSQGFPDSYQFSGTIQSKHRQIGNAVPPPLAFALGRKLKEAVDAKRQQA, from the exons ATGGTGAAAAGTCCACGTTCTCCAGTTACCACAG GAACAAAAAGGTGCAGAGCAAAGCCACAAAAGAAGGGTGAAGAATTCACTGCACAAGGAAAATTGGTGGATGGGCCTCAGAATGCAACAAATGGTGTTGAAAAGGGTGCTGGTTCTGCTACTCACAAGAGGCCAAGGAGGGCAGCAGCCTGTTCTGATTTTAAGGAGAAATCTGTACGTTTATCAGAAAAAACTTCTGTTGTCAAGATCAAGAAAAATCGAATGGAAGAGGAAGAAATAGATGCAATCAACCTGACAAAATTAGGGCCAGAAGATTCGCCGCCTTGCCGGAAGTTGATTGATTTCATCTTGCatgatgcagatgggaatctgcaGCCATTTGAAATGTCTGAAATAGATGATTTTTTCATAACAGCTCTCATCATGCCTATGGATGATGATCTAGAAAAAGAGCGTGAAAGAGGTGTACGCTGTGAAGGATTTGGGCGTATTGAGGACTGGGCAATATCTGGTTATGATGAAGGTACTGCAGTGGTCTGGCTCTCAACAGAACTTGCTGATTATGAATGTGTGAAACCAGCAAGCAACTACAAGTCTTACTACAACCACTTCTATGAGAAGGCACAGGTATGTGTTGAAGTCTACAGGAAGCTCATGAGATCAGTAGGTGGGAATCCTAACATGAGTTTGGAAGAATTGCTTGCTAGTGTTGTTCGCTCTGTTAATGCTATCCAAGGTTACACTGGAACAATGAGCAAAGAATTCATGATTGCCACTGGCGAGTTTGTATACAACCAGCTCATTGGTTTGGATCAGACGGCAGGCAATGATGATGAGAAGCTTGTTACATTGCCAGTTCTTCTTGCTCTAAGAGATGAGTGCAAATCTCGAGCAGAATTTACCAAGATGCCACTTAGCATTTCAAATGGGAGCCTGAAGATCAAGGATATTGAGTGTAAAGAGGTAGCTGAGGACGATGATGAGAAATTAGCAAGATTATTGCATGAAGAAGAAGAATGGAAGATGATGAAGAAACAGAGGGGTAACCGTGGGGTCCCTTCCCAGAAAAATGTCTACATCAAAATTAGTGAAGCTGAGATTGCAAATGACTACCCTCTGCCTGCATACTATAAACCATCTAGCCAGGAAATGGATGAATACATATTTGATAGTGAGGATGGCATGTTCTCTGGTGATGTGCCAGTAAGAATCCTCAATAACTGGGCTCTATACAATGCGGATTCTAGGCTTATTTCTCTGGAATTAATCCCTATGAAGTCAGGCGCAGAAAATGATATAGTTGTCTTTGGATCTGGTTTTATGACAGAGGATGATGGCAGTTGCTGTTCCACAGCTGAGTCTGCAAAGTTGTCTTCTTCATCAAGTAAAGCTGATAACCAGGATGTAGGAGTTCCAATATATTTGAGCCCAATCAAGGAATGGGTTATAGAATTTGGTGGCTCGATGGTTTGCATAACCATTCGAACTGATGTGGCTTG GTACAAGCTACGGCAGCCAATAAAGCAATATGCTCCTTGGTGTGAACCTGTACTGAAAACAGCAAGGCTTGCTGTTAGCATCATCACCCTGCTAAAAGAGCAAAGCCGTGCTTCAAAGCTTTCTTTTGTTGATGTCATCAAGAAAGTGGCAGAGTTTGACAAAGAGAATCCTGCTTTTATATCGTCCAATATTGTACTGGTTGAGAGGTACATTGTGGTACATGGACAGATCATACTTCAGCAGTTTGCAGATTTCCCTGATGAGACAATTCGACGTAGTGCTTTTGCCACTGGCCtgttgacgaagatggagcagagAAGGCATACAAAGTTGTTCATGAAGAAAAAGGCTCAAGTAACAAGAGGAGAGAATCTGAACCCAATTGCAACAATGGGAACATCATCAAAAAGAAAAGCAATGCGTGCAACCACAACAAGATTGATCAACAGAATATGGAGTGATTACTATGCACACCATTTCCCTGAAGATTTGAAGGAGGGAGATGGAAACGAAGCAAAAGAAGTTGATGATGAACAAGAAGAAAATGAAGATGAGGATGCTGAGGAAGAGGTACAGATTGAAGAAGACAAGGTTGCAAAGACTCCACCATCAACACGGTCTCGAAAATTGGTATCGCAAACTAGCAAAGAAATGAGATGGAAGGGTGAGTCAGCTGGGAAAACAACTTCTGGAGAAGCTTTATACAAATGTGCGTATGCACGGGAACTCAGAATAGATGTTGGAGGGGCAGTCACACTGGAAGATGATTCTGGAGAAATAGTCATATGCTTTGTTGAGTACATGTTTCAGAAATCTGATGGTGCAAAAATGGTTCATGGAAGGATTCTGCAAAAAGGCTCAGAAACTGTTCTTGGCAATGCTGCAAATGAAAGGGACATTTTCTTAACTAATGACTGTTTGGAGTTTGAACTAAAGGACATCAAAGAATTGGTGTCTGTCAATCTCCAATCAATGCCTTGGGGTCACAAGTATAGAAAAGAGAATTCTGAAGCTGAGAAGATTGGGTGGGCCAAAGCGGAAGAGAGGAAAAAGAAGGGTCTGCCCATGGAATATTTATGTAGAAGCCTGTACTGGCCTGAGAAGGGTGCCTTCTTCTCTCTACCTTGTGATAAACTGGGTCTTGGTAATGGTGTCTGTGGCTCTTGTGAGCACAGAGAACCGGACTGTGATGAATTAAGAATACTTACCAAGACCAGCTTCATTTACAGAAAGGTAACCTATAGTGTCCATGACTTCTTATACATTAGGCCTGAGTTTTTCTCCCAAGAGGAGGATCGTGGCACCTACAAGGCAGGAAGAAACATTGGCCTGAAGCCCTATGCAGTTTGCCATCTTCTGGATCTCTGTGGACCTGCTGGTTCTAAAAAAGTTGACCCTGCATCAACAAAAGTCAGTGTTCGAAGATTTTATAGACCAGATGACATTTCAACTGCTAAAGCTTATACATCTGATATCAGAGAG GTATACTATAGTGAAGATATAATTAATGTGCCGGTGGATATGGTAGAGGGAAAATGTGAGGTCAGAAAGAAGATAGATATCTCAAATTCAGACCTTCCAGTAATGATTGAACATGTATTCTTCTGTGAGCATTTCTATGATCGTGCCACTGGAGCTCTCAAGCAG TTGCCTTCAAATGTAAAGCTCATGTCTGTGGCTCGCAAGGCAACTGGTGCTTTGAAGAAGAACAAGGGAAAGCAGATCTGTGAAGATAATGAAGTTGATTCAGGCAAATGGATGGAGGTGCCCAAAGAGAGCCGTATTGCAACTCTTGACATTTTTGCTGGCTGTGGAGGTTTATCAGAAGGGTTGCAGCAAGCTG GTGTGTCATTTACAAAATGGGCAATTGAATATGAGGAACCAGCTGGTGAAGCATTTAGGCAAAATCATCCGGAAGCTGCTGTGTTTGTGGATAACTGCAATGTGATTTTAAA GGCAATCATGGACAAGTGTGGGGATTCTGATGACTGTGTCTCAACTTCTGAAGCTGCTGAACAAGCAGCTAAACTTGCTGAAGAGAATATTAAAAACCTTCCTGTCCCTGGTGAAGTAGAATTCATAAATGGCGGTCCTCCCTGTCAG GGCTTTTCTGGCATGAACAGATTCAACCAAAGCCCATGGAGTAAAGTTCAGTGTGAGATGATTTTAGCATTCCTCTCTTTTGCGGAGTATTTTCGTCCCAGATTCTTTCTTTTAGAAAATGTCAGGAATTTTGTTTCGTTCAACAAAGGGCAGACCTTCCGACTGGCAGTTGCATCTCTTTTGGAAATGGGATACCAG GTTCGTTTTGGAATCTTAGAAGCAGGTACTTTTGGTGTTGCTCAGTCCAGGAAAAGGGCATTCATTTGGGCTGCTGCTCCTGGAGAGATTCTTCCTGATTGGCCAGAACCGATGCACGTGTTTGCTAGCCCTGAACTGAAAATAACACTGCCTGATGGCAAATACTATGCAGCTGCCAAAAGCACTGCTGGTGGGGCACCTTTCCGTGCAATAACTGTTAGAGATACAATTGGGGATTTGCCAAAAGTGGAAAATGGTGCAAGTAAACTCATACTTGAG TATGGAGGTGAGCCTACCTCTTGGTTTCAGAAGAAGATCAGAGGTAGCACTATTGCATTGAACGATCACATATCTAAGGAGATGAATGAATTAAATCTCATAAGATGCAAACATATTCCCAAACGACCTGGCTGTGACTGGCATGACTTGCCAGATGAGAAG GTGAAGCTATCTTCTGGTCAAATGGTGGACCTGATACCTTGGTGCTTGCCTAACACCGCTAAAAGGCACAATCAGTGGAAGGGTCTGTATGGGAGGTTAGATTGGGAGGGCAATTTCCCCACGTCTGTGACTGATCCTCAGCCGATGGGCAAGGTTGGCATGTGCTTCCACCCTGACCAGGATAGGATTATCACGGTCCGTGAATGTGCGCGATCTCAG GGCTTTCCTGACAGCTACCAGTTTTCGGGCACCATTCAGAGCAAGCACAGGCAGATTGGCAACGCTGTGCCACCCCCTCTTGCCTTTGCGCTTGGGAGGAAGCTGAAGGAAGCCGTCGATGCGAAGCGCCAGCAGGCCTGA